From a region of the Azospirillum formosense genome:
- a CDS encoding bifunctional diguanylate cyclase/phosphodiesterase: protein MASVPAEEWDDRCGAPAGSVRKVPLPAEWTTLLAGLSVAFQPIVQMRTGRCHGMEALLRGLERSPFASPNDLLDAACMQGLLAEVECALHAKAVAAFRALDNWPSAKLFLNIDARVVGVAGSPWLAPFALDGGALNGGAADPRLTVSLEISERRELRPDHSIEQAIDRYRQAGIGVALDDFGVGFAGLRLLYESKPDYLKIDRYFIDGIDQDTRKRAIAHALVGYAHALGILIIAEGVETEKEFHTCRDLGCDFAQGYLIARPSLDLRAVPERYGIVEALNRRDRRKPNEARLRLSEVIERQPPLAVTSPKTELLEYFRGDNSPSIAPIVDRQQRPLGLIRERDLKRYVYSRFGSELLRNKGLGDTLLELVVKSPVCDISTPLDQVIEAFSAEAASDGIIIIEGGEYAGFLSSGALIRLVHERNLAMAADQNPLTRLPGNAAIVRHIERALQEQDRGHVLTYLDFDNFKPFNDRFGFRQGDRAILMFSERLKAWASGNGGFAGHIGGDDFFVALSGTGEEDALARVADLVAQFRSDAESLYDREAREAGCFEGKDRYGAVRHFPLLSVSGVAVVLAPGPHRLTPDAINTAIAGHKAIAKESPDRLCTVRLPA from the coding sequence ATGGCCTCGGTGCCAGCAGAAGAATGGGACGATCGCTGCGGCGCCCCGGCGGGGAGCGTCCGCAAGGTCCCGTTGCCGGCGGAATGGACCACCCTGCTGGCCGGGCTGTCGGTCGCCTTCCAGCCCATCGTGCAGATGCGCACCGGGCGCTGCCACGGCATGGAGGCGCTGCTGCGCGGCCTGGAGCGCAGCCCCTTCGCCAGCCCCAACGACCTGCTGGACGCCGCCTGCATGCAGGGCCTGCTGGCCGAGGTCGAATGCGCCCTGCACGCCAAGGCGGTGGCGGCCTTCCGCGCGCTGGACAACTGGCCGAGCGCCAAGCTGTTCCTGAACATCGATGCGCGGGTGGTCGGGGTCGCCGGCTCGCCCTGGCTGGCCCCCTTCGCGCTTGACGGCGGCGCGCTGAACGGCGGCGCGGCCGACCCGCGCCTGACCGTCAGCCTGGAAATTTCGGAACGTCGCGAGCTGCGCCCCGACCACAGCATTGAGCAGGCCATCGACCGCTACCGGCAGGCCGGCATCGGGGTGGCGCTGGACGATTTCGGCGTCGGCTTCGCCGGGCTGCGGCTGCTCTACGAATCCAAGCCCGACTATCTCAAGATCGACCGCTACTTCATCGACGGCATCGACCAGGACACGCGCAAGCGGGCCATCGCCCACGCGCTGGTCGGCTACGCCCACGCGCTCGGCATCCTCATCATCGCCGAGGGGGTGGAGACGGAGAAGGAGTTCCACACCTGCCGCGATCTCGGCTGCGACTTCGCCCAGGGCTACCTGATCGCCCGGCCGAGCCTGGATCTGCGCGCCGTGCCCGAGCGCTACGGCATCGTCGAGGCGTTGAACCGCCGCGACCGCCGCAAGCCGAACGAGGCCCGCCTGCGCCTGTCCGAGGTGATCGAGCGGCAGCCGCCGCTGGCCGTCACCTCCCCGAAGACCGAGCTTCTGGAGTATTTCCGCGGCGACAACAGCCCGTCCATCGCCCCCATCGTGGACCGCCAGCAGCGTCCCCTGGGGCTGATCCGCGAACGCGACCTGAAGCGCTACGTCTATTCCCGCTTCGGCAGCGAGCTGCTGCGCAACAAGGGGCTCGGCGACACATTGCTGGAACTGGTGGTGAAAAGCCCGGTCTGCGACATCTCCACCCCGCTCGACCAGGTGATCGAGGCCTTCTCGGCGGAGGCGGCCAGCGACGGCATCATCATCATCGAAGGCGGCGAGTATGCCGGCTTCCTGTCCAGCGGCGCGCTGATCCGGCTGGTCCACGAGCGCAACCTCGCCATGGCCGCGGACCAGAACCCGCTGACCCGCCTGCCCGGCAACGCCGCCATCGTGCGCCACATCGAGCGCGCCCTGCAGGAGCAGGACCGTGGGCATGTCCTGACCTATCTCGACTTCGACAACTTCAAGCCCTTCAACGACCGCTTCGGCTTCCGCCAGGGCGACCGCGCCATCCTGATGTTCAGCGAGCGGCTGAAGGCCTGGGCGTCGGGCAACGGCGGCTTCGCCGGCCACATCGGCGGCGACGACTTCTTCGTCGCCCTCAGCGGCACCGGGGAGGAGGATGCGCTCGCCCGGGTGGCGGACCTCGTCGCGCAGTTCCGCTCCGACGCCGAGAGCCTCTACGATCGGGAGGCGCGGGAGGCCGGCTGCTTCGAGGGCAAGGACCGTTACGGCGCGGTGCGGCATTTCCCTCTGCTGTCGGTGAGCGGCGTCGCCGTGGTGCTGGCTCCGGGGCCGCACCGCCTGACCCCCGACGCGATCAACACCGCCATCGCCGGCCACAAGGCCATCGCCAAGGAAAGCCCCGACAGGCTCTGCACCGTCCGCCTCCCCGCCTGA
- a CDS encoding ATP-binding protein, producing MKVGIDMGTAMTAGAAEASAMLDLEELLATRLLVQGNSGSGKSHLLRRLIEQSARWVQQAVIDPEGDFVTLAERFGHIVVNADEHSEAALQSVAARVRQHRVSVVLNLEGLDADMQMRHAAAFLGGLFDADRDHWYPMLVVVDEAQLFAPSAAGEVSDEARKVSLGAMTNLMCRGRKRGLAGVIATQRLAKLAKNVAAEASNFLMGRTFLDIDMARAADLLGMERRTAEMFRDLERGHFIALGPAVSRRPLPLRIGAVETQGRAGSPKLMPLPDTPLEDARELIFKPGEPEPPRLPVRRPSTSASADLLAQLARPRPLPAEPESEDAAPALPLEEPETPEQAAERKAAYEAILREVLADPEAPYRSIAVLYQDFLVRCRTQGVRGELLELPAFRRKLAAARAGAGDGTEENPAWEKATQVAATLPEDIQVVFLLLARAALDHLPCPSDAEVARACGSRSRGRARRLLTYMEQRGFIATRSGLGNTRSIALPTLGWETALGDPNADDGTDGPEDGGLFATA from the coding sequence ATGAAGGTCGGCATCGACATGGGGACGGCCATGACGGCTGGCGCGGCAGAGGCGTCGGCGATGCTGGATCTCGAGGAGCTGCTGGCGACCCGCCTGCTGGTGCAGGGCAACTCCGGCTCCGGCAAGTCGCACCTGCTGCGCCGCCTGATCGAGCAGAGCGCGCGCTGGGTGCAGCAGGCGGTGATCGACCCCGAGGGCGACTTCGTGACCCTGGCCGAGCGCTTCGGCCACATCGTGGTCAACGCCGACGAGCACAGCGAGGCCGCCCTGCAGAGCGTCGCCGCCCGCGTGCGCCAGCACCGCGTCTCCGTCGTCCTGAACCTGGAGGGGCTGGACGCGGACATGCAGATGCGCCACGCCGCGGCCTTCCTGGGCGGGCTGTTCGACGCCGACCGCGACCACTGGTACCCCATGCTGGTGGTGGTGGACGAGGCGCAGCTCTTCGCCCCGTCGGCCGCCGGCGAGGTGTCGGACGAGGCGCGCAAGGTTTCGCTGGGCGCCATGACCAACCTGATGTGCCGCGGCCGCAAGCGCGGTCTGGCCGGGGTGATCGCGACGCAGCGCCTCGCCAAGCTGGCCAAGAACGTGGCGGCGGAGGCCTCCAACTTCCTGATGGGCCGCACCTTCCTCGACATCGACATGGCCCGCGCCGCCGATCTGCTGGGCATGGAGCGCCGCACCGCGGAGATGTTCCGCGATCTGGAGCGCGGCCATTTCATCGCGCTCGGCCCGGCCGTCTCGCGCCGCCCGCTGCCGCTGCGCATCGGCGCCGTCGAGACGCAGGGGCGGGCCGGCAGCCCGAAGCTGATGCCGCTGCCCGACACCCCGCTGGAGGACGCGCGGGAGCTGATCTTCAAGCCGGGCGAGCCGGAACCGCCGCGCCTGCCGGTGCGCCGCCCCTCGACCAGCGCCAGCGCCGACCTGCTGGCCCAGCTCGCCCGCCCGCGCCCCCTGCCGGCGGAGCCGGAAAGCGAGGACGCCGCCCCCGCGCTGCCCCTGGAGGAGCCGGAAACCCCGGAGCAGGCGGCGGAGCGCAAAGCCGCCTACGAGGCGATCCTGCGCGAGGTGCTGGCCGATCCCGAGGCGCCCTACCGCTCCATCGCCGTGCTCTATCAGGACTTCCTGGTGCGCTGCCGGACGCAGGGGGTGCGGGGCGAGCTTCTGGAACTGCCGGCCTTCCGGCGCAAGCTGGCGGCGGCCCGCGCCGGGGCCGGGGACGGCACCGAGGAGAATCCCGCCTGGGAGAAGGCGACCCAGGTCGCGGCCACCCTGCCGGAGGACATCCAGGTCGTCTTCCTGCTGCTGGCCCGCGCGGCGCTGGACCATCTGCCCTGCCCGTCGGACGCCGAGGTGGCGCGCGCCTGCGGCAGCCGGTCGCGCGGGCGGGCGCGGCGGCTGCTGACCTACATGGAGCAGCGCGGCTTCATCGCCACGCGCAGCGGGCTGGGCAACACGCGCAGCATCGCGCTGCCGACGCTGGGCTGGGAGACGGCGCTGGGCGACCCGAACGCCGATGACGGAACGGACGGGCCGGAGGACGGCGGGTTGTTCGCCACCGCCTGA
- a CDS encoding tetratricopeptide repeat protein — MSQAQPGVVMVSLSEAYAIAIGHHRAGRLGEAAGVYRAILDADPRQADALHLLGVLAGQTGRVEDALPLIAQAIALAPEAADYHDNLGSLRRTAGDAARAAGQHARALALEPARAKAAFNRGLALGDLGRMREAVGCFRAALRIDPGYGAAALAAGRLLAGGAEPGATRGAARWLAHALALAPDSADAWAVVGRTRLVAGEADGAVTGYGRAARLRPDDGAALSNLAMATLQASGALPEFPRADRPEASWGEPLARALDLFLAALERGAGEIAEAALFRTAVLTIHRGMLDDARLERVAQRARDRLRRAPGDGAAAACIAHGLYRRGRLVTASRLARRCLRGWSEEAIRADPQAAKWRQVDARPVFLAALAAYRPRIAEAGERSMPVPPAAEGGAVLLVSVDSGYWRRFGGWFLSHALKDPAGDRVHVHIVNPGAEDRADLDRRCAAQPGRLSWSLERIDLSVHAPGAETTYYACARFFVARDLLERTGTPVFITDIDARCTAPLSPDLREGAGWDLAIMRDRRARGPFDDIIVSFLGVAPTAAGREFLGLVRAYIGWFFDRGRAAWTLDQAAPYAVLHDWARRGRTPRLREHEFLRLPWFDFPVKGEG, encoded by the coding sequence ATGTCGCAAGCGCAGCCCGGAGTCGTCATGGTCAGCCTGTCCGAAGCCTACGCCATCGCCATCGGCCACCACCGGGCCGGACGTCTGGGCGAGGCCGCCGGGGTCTACCGGGCGATCCTCGACGCCGACCCGCGGCAGGCCGACGCGCTGCATCTGCTGGGCGTGCTGGCGGGCCAGACCGGGCGGGTGGAGGACGCGCTGCCGCTGATCGCCCAGGCCATCGCGCTCGCCCCGGAGGCGGCGGACTATCACGACAATCTGGGCAGCCTGCGCCGCACCGCCGGGGACGCGGCGCGGGCGGCCGGGCAGCACGCGCGCGCCCTGGCGCTGGAGCCGGCGCGGGCCAAGGCGGCCTTCAACCGGGGGCTGGCCCTCGGCGATCTCGGCCGGATGAGGGAGGCCGTGGGCTGCTTCCGCGCGGCCCTGCGGATCGATCCCGGCTATGGGGCGGCGGCGCTGGCGGCGGGGCGGTTGCTGGCCGGAGGGGCGGAGCCGGGGGCGACCCGTGGGGCGGCGCGCTGGCTGGCCCACGCCCTGGCCCTGGCGCCGGACAGCGCCGACGCCTGGGCGGTGGTGGGGCGCACACGGCTGGTGGCGGGGGAGGCCGATGGGGCGGTGACGGGCTACGGCCGGGCGGCGCGGCTGCGACCGGACGACGGGGCGGCGCTGAGCAACCTCGCCATGGCAACGTTGCAGGCCAGCGGCGCCCTGCCGGAGTTTCCCCGCGCCGACCGCCCTGAGGCGAGCTGGGGCGAACCGCTCGCCCGCGCGCTCGACCTGTTCCTGGCGGCGCTGGAGCGCGGGGCGGGGGAGATCGCGGAGGCTGCGCTGTTCCGCACCGCCGTGCTGACCATCCACCGCGGCATGCTGGACGACGCCCGGCTGGAGCGGGTCGCGCAGCGGGCGCGGGACCGGCTGCGGCGCGCGCCGGGGGACGGCGCGGCGGCGGCCTGCATCGCCCATGGCCTCTACCGCCGGGGGCGGCTGGTGACCGCCTCGCGCCTCGCCCGGCGCTGTCTGCGCGGCTGGTCGGAGGAGGCCATCCGCGCCGACCCGCAGGCGGCGAAATGGCGGCAGGTCGATGCGCGCCCGGTCTTCCTCGCCGCGCTGGCCGCGTACCGGCCGCGCATCGCCGAGGCGGGGGAGCGGTCGATGCCGGTTCCGCCCGCGGCCGAAGGCGGGGCGGTCCTGCTGGTCAGCGTCGATTCCGGCTACTGGCGGCGCTTCGGCGGCTGGTTCCTGTCCCATGCCCTCAAGGACCCGGCGGGCGACCGCGTGCATGTCCATATCGTCAACCCCGGCGCGGAGGATCGCGCCGACCTGGACCGCCGCTGCGCCGCTCAGCCGGGGCGGCTGTCCTGGTCCCTGGAGCGCATCGACCTGTCCGTCCACGCGCCGGGGGCGGAGACGACCTATTACGCCTGCGCGCGTTTTTTCGTGGCCCGGGACCTGCTGGAGCGGACGGGGACGCCGGTCTTCATCACCGACATCGACGCCCGTTGCACGGCGCCGCTTTCGCCGGACCTGCGCGAGGGGGCGGGCTGGGACCTCGCGATCATGCGCGACCGCCGCGCCCGCGGGCCGTTCGACGACATCATCGTCAGCTTCCTCGGCGTCGCGCCGACCGCGGCGGGACGGGAGTTCCTCGGCCTCGTCCGCGCCTACATCGGCTGGTTCTTCGACCGGGGCCGGGCTGCCTGGACGCTCGACCAGGCGGCGCCCTACGCGGTCCTCCACGACTGGGCGCGGCGCGGGCGGACGCCACGGCTGCGGGAGCACGAGTTCCTGCGCCTGCCCTGGTTCGATTTTCCGGTGAAGGGGGAGGGGTGA
- a CDS encoding ABC transporter substrate-binding protein yields the protein MNTLARRLAGAAILSAGLSFGLAATPVLADTPKDTLVMAWQFDDIVTLDPGEIFELSGAEYGAQVYDRLIRFDVNDVSKIHGQVAESWTVSDDGKTFTFTIRDGIKFHSGNPLTAEDVAYSLQRAVKMNKGPAFILTQFGLTPENVDQKVRATNPRTLVFETDKTYAPTFVLYCLTADVSGVVDSKLVKSKEVNGDFGAAFLKSNSAGSGPFILRQWKASELLSLEANANYWDGAPAVKRVLIRHIAEPATQRLLLEKGDVDVARNLKPEQFEPLRGNDKIRIVQAPKGTLYYFGLNQKNEVLAKPDVRKAFKYAVDYDGMAKTIMNGLGTVHQAFLPKGFLGALEENPYTYDPAKAKELLRQAGYPDGITVTMDVRNTSPSMDMAQAIQGSAAAAGIKINLLPADGKQVVTKYRARNHEALLYQWGADYQDPNTNADTFAANPDNADDAKAKPLSWRNAWDIPELTKKTAAAVEERDTAKRAAMYQELQREVLETSPFVIMFQQTEVIAERSNVEGLVWGPSFDSNYYWKVSKK from the coding sequence ATGAACACGCTCGCGCGCCGTCTGGCCGGCGCCGCCATTCTGTCCGCCGGTCTTTCCTTCGGCCTCGCGGCCACGCCGGTCCTGGCCGACACGCCGAAGGACACGCTGGTCATGGCGTGGCAGTTCGACGACATCGTGACGCTCGATCCCGGCGAGATTTTCGAGCTGTCGGGAGCCGAATACGGCGCCCAGGTCTATGACCGGCTGATCCGATTCGACGTCAACGACGTCAGCAAGATCCACGGGCAGGTCGCGGAAAGCTGGACCGTCTCCGACGACGGCAAGACCTTCACCTTCACCATCCGCGACGGGATCAAGTTCCACTCCGGCAACCCGCTGACGGCGGAGGACGTGGCCTACTCGCTCCAGCGCGCCGTGAAGATGAACAAGGGTCCGGCCTTCATCCTGACCCAGTTCGGCCTGACGCCGGAGAACGTCGACCAGAAGGTCCGCGCGACCAACCCGCGCACCCTGGTGTTCGAGACGGACAAGACCTACGCCCCGACCTTCGTGCTCTATTGCCTGACCGCCGACGTGTCCGGCGTGGTCGATTCGAAGCTGGTCAAGAGCAAGGAGGTCAACGGCGACTTCGGCGCCGCCTTCCTGAAGTCCAACTCCGCCGGGTCCGGCCCCTTCATCCTGCGCCAGTGGAAGGCCAGCGAGCTTCTGTCGCTGGAGGCCAACGCCAATTACTGGGACGGCGCCCCCGCCGTGAAGCGCGTGCTGATCCGCCACATCGCGGAGCCGGCGACCCAGCGCCTGCTGCTGGAGAAGGGCGACGTCGACGTGGCCCGCAACCTGAAGCCGGAGCAGTTCGAGCCGCTGCGCGGCAACGACAAGATCCGCATCGTCCAGGCGCCCAAGGGCACGCTCTATTATTTCGGCCTGAACCAGAAGAACGAGGTTCTCGCCAAGCCCGACGTGCGCAAGGCCTTCAAGTACGCCGTGGACTACGACGGCATGGCGAAGACCATCATGAACGGCCTCGGCACCGTCCATCAGGCCTTCCTGCCCAAGGGCTTCCTCGGCGCGCTGGAGGAAAACCCGTACACGTACGATCCGGCCAAGGCGAAGGAGCTGCTCCGCCAAGCCGGCTATCCGGACGGCATCACGGTGACCATGGACGTCCGCAACACCTCGCCCAGCATGGACATGGCCCAGGCCATCCAGGGCAGCGCGGCGGCGGCGGGCATCAAGATCAACCTGCTGCCGGCGGACGGCAAGCAGGTGGTCACCAAGTACCGCGCCCGCAACCACGAGGCGCTGCTCTACCAGTGGGGCGCCGACTACCAGGACCCGAACACCAACGCCGACACCTTCGCCGCCAACCCGGACAACGCCGACGACGCGAAGGCCAAGCCGCTGTCCTGGCGCAACGCCTGGGACATCCCCGAGCTGACCAAGAAGACCGCCGCCGCGGTCGAGGAGCGCGACACCGCCAAGCGCGCCGCCATGTACCAGGAGCTTCAGCGTGAGGTGCTGGAGACGTCGCCCTTCGTCATCATGTTCCAGCAGACCGAGGTGATCGCGGAGCGCAGCAACGTCGAGGGGCTGGTCTGGGGGCCGAGCTTCGACAGCAACTATTACTGGAAGGTCAGCAAGAAGTAA
- a CDS encoding ABC transporter permease: MPGRRHAIRGAGLLVSVALTVLGLLLVTFLIGRVVPIDPVIAVVGDRVSADTYARVRQELGLDLPLWQQFLRYVGDVLQGDFGTSVLTSRPVLEDILRVFPATLELATAALIIGVLLGIPAGVMAAVHRGRWPDHLIRVIGLIGHSIPVFWLGLMALLVFYARLDWAPGPGRVDVFYEGLVDPVTGVITADALLAGETDVFWNALHHLVLPAGILGLYSVAYIARMTRSFMLDQLRQEYITTARVKGMSEARVIWRHALGNIAVPLTTVVALSYASLLEGSVLTETVFAWPGLGLYITNSLLSADMNAVLGGTLVVGAVFIGLNLLSDLLYRLLDPRAR; this comes from the coding sequence ATGCCGGGGCGGCGTCATGCGATTCGCGGGGCGGGTCTGCTCGTCTCGGTGGCGCTGACCGTCCTCGGCCTCCTGCTCGTCACCTTCCTGATCGGGCGCGTGGTGCCGATCGATCCGGTGATCGCCGTGGTCGGCGACCGCGTGTCCGCCGACACCTACGCCCGCGTCCGCCAGGAGCTGGGGCTGGACCTGCCGCTGTGGCAGCAGTTCCTGCGCTATGTCGGCGACGTGCTCCAGGGCGATTTCGGCACCTCGGTGCTGACCTCCCGCCCGGTGCTGGAGGACATCCTGCGCGTCTTCCCGGCGACGCTGGAGCTGGCGACCGCCGCGCTGATCATCGGCGTGCTGCTGGGCATTCCGGCGGGGGTGATGGCCGCCGTCCATCGCGGGCGCTGGCCGGACCATCTGATCCGGGTGATCGGGCTGATCGGCCATTCCATCCCGGTCTTCTGGCTGGGGCTGATGGCGCTGCTGGTCTTCTACGCGCGGCTCGATTGGGCGCCGGGGCCGGGCCGGGTGGATGTCTTCTACGAGGGGCTGGTCGATCCGGTGACCGGGGTCATCACGGCGGACGCGCTGCTGGCCGGCGAGACCGACGTGTTCTGGAACGCGCTGCACCATCTGGTGCTGCCGGCGGGCATCCTCGGCCTCTACAGCGTGGCCTACATCGCCCGCATGACGCGCAGCTTCATGCTGGACCAGCTGCGCCAGGAATACATCACGACGGCCCGCGTCAAGGGCATGTCCGAGGCGCGGGTGATCTGGCGCCACGCGCTGGGCAACATCGCGGTGCCGCTGACCACGGTGGTGGCGCTGTCCTACGCCTCGCTGCTGGAGGGGTCGGTGCTGACGGAGACGGTGTTCGCCTGGCCGGGGCTGGGGCTCTACATCACGAACTCCCTGCTGTCGGCGGACATGAACGCGGTGCTGGGCGGCACGCTGGTGGTGGGGGCGGTCTTCATCGGCCTGAACCTGCTGTCCGACCTGCTGTACCGCCTTCTCGATCCCCGTGCGCGATGA
- the nikC gene encoding nickel transporter permease produces MTAQTHTTESGMRAWLTAETPRSRGQARLGRVYLGWLAFSRNRLAMIGLGIVLLLVLMAALAPLLAPYDPYAQDLSQRLLPPGAAHWLGTDAFGRDILSRILYGSRLTLMIVALVAVTAPVAGLLIGTVAGYLGGWVDGALMRVTDIFLAFPKLILALAFVSALGPGIENAIIAIAITSWPPYARIARAETITIRKSDFISAARLQGASTPRIILGHVVPLCSSSLIVRVTLDMAGIILTAAGLGFLGLGAQPPAPEWGAMIATGRQYVLEQWWVATMPGIAIFVVSLGFNLLGDGLRDVLDPKGQ; encoded by the coding sequence ATGACCGCACAAACTCACACCACCGAAAGCGGAATGCGGGCGTGGCTGACGGCGGAGACGCCGCGGTCCCGCGGGCAGGCCCGGCTGGGCCGGGTCTATCTGGGCTGGCTGGCCTTCTCGCGCAACCGGCTGGCCATGATCGGGCTGGGCATCGTGCTGCTGCTGGTGCTCATGGCGGCGCTGGCCCCCCTGCTCGCCCCCTACGATCCCTACGCCCAGGACCTGTCGCAGCGGCTGCTGCCGCCCGGCGCGGCGCACTGGCTGGGCACCGACGCCTTCGGGCGGGACATCCTGTCGCGCATCCTCTACGGCTCCCGCCTGACGCTGATGATCGTGGCTCTGGTCGCGGTGACCGCGCCGGTCGCCGGGCTGCTGATCGGGACGGTGGCGGGCTATCTCGGCGGCTGGGTGGACGGGGCGCTGATGCGCGTCACCGACATCTTCCTGGCCTTCCCCAAGCTGATCCTGGCGCTGGCCTTCGTCTCGGCGCTGGGGCCGGGCATCGAGAACGCCATCATCGCCATCGCGATCACCAGCTGGCCGCCCTACGCCCGCATCGCGCGGGCCGAGACGATCACCATCCGCAAGAGCGACTTCATCAGCGCCGCAAGGCTCCAGGGCGCCTCGACGCCGCGGATCATCCTCGGCCACGTCGTGCCGCTCTGCTCCTCCTCGCTGATCGTGCGGGTGACGCTGGACATGGCGGGGATCATCCTGACGGCGGCGGGGCTGGGCTTCCTCGGCCTCGGCGCGCAGCCGCCGGCGCCGGAGTGGGGCGCGATGATCGCCACCGGGCGCCAGTATGTGCTGGAGCAGTGGTGGGTCGCCACCATGCCCGGCATCGCCATCTTCGTGGTCAGCCTGGGCTTCAACCTGCTGGGCGACGGCCTGCGCGACGTTCTGGACCCGAAAGGCCAATGA
- a CDS encoding ABC transporter ATP-binding protein translates to MSETPLLEVENLRISFPTRTGVTQAVRGVSFTVGREKLGIVGESGSGKSMTGRAILRLVPAPGVVTADRLRFQGEDLLTLPEKRLRGIRGRRISMVMQDPKFSLNPVMTIGAQIAEAYRVHSSAGTAEAKRRALEMLEAVRIRNPERVYGLYPHEVSGGMGQRIMIAMMLIPNPDLLIADEPTSALDVTVQMQVLAIMDELCSSRGMGMIFVSHDLNLVASFCDRILIMYAGRVVETCRASELHAATHPYTRGLLDSLPRLDDTRAELPVLTRDPSWLEG, encoded by the coding sequence ATGAGCGAAACACCTTTGCTGGAGGTCGAGAACCTCCGCATCTCCTTCCCCACCCGGACGGGCGTGACGCAGGCGGTGCGCGGCGTCTCCTTCACCGTCGGGCGGGAAAAGCTGGGCATCGTCGGCGAGTCCGGCTCCGGCAAGTCGATGACCGGGCGGGCCATCCTGCGGCTGGTCCCGGCGCCCGGCGTCGTCACCGCCGACCGGCTGCGCTTCCAGGGCGAGGACCTGCTGACCCTGCCGGAGAAGCGGCTGCGCGGCATCCGCGGGCGGCGCATCTCCATGGTCATGCAGGACCCGAAATTCTCGCTGAACCCGGTGATGACCATCGGCGCCCAGATCGCCGAGGCCTACCGCGTCCATTCCAGCGCCGGCACGGCGGAGGCGAAGCGGCGCGCGCTGGAGATGCTGGAGGCCGTGCGCATTCGCAACCCGGAGCGCGTCTACGGCCTCTACCCGCACGAGGTGTCGGGCGGCATGGGCCAGCGCATCATGATCGCCATGATGCTGATCCCCAACCCCGACCTGCTGATCGCCGACGAGCCGACCTCGGCGCTCGACGTGACGGTGCAGATGCAGGTGCTGGCGATCATGGACGAGCTGTGCTCCAGCCGCGGCATGGGGATGATCTTCGTCAGCCACGACCTGAACCTCGTGGCGTCCTTCTGCGACCGCATCCTCATCATGTACGCCGGCCGTGTGGTCGAGACCTGCCGCGCGTCGGAGCTGCACGCGGCGACGCATCCCTACACCCGCGGCCTGCTCGACAGCCTGCCGCGCCTGGACGACACGCGGGCGGAGCTGCCGGTTCTGACCCGCGACCCGTCCTGGCTGGAGGGCTGA
- a CDS encoding ABC transporter ATP-binding protein — protein MIDVKDLRVTFGHGADAVAAVQGVSFTVREGESFGLVGESGSGKSTVLRAVVGLNHDWTGSIAVAGAAQSRRREKGFFKSCQMVFQDPYGSLHPRHTIDRILAEPIAIHGLRDADARIDRVLRDVGLGPQFRFRYPHQLSGGQRQRVAIARALVLEPRVLLLDEPTSALDVSVQAEILNLLKRLRAEHALTYVLVSHNLAVVATMCDRLAVMNRGRIVEEMDVDSLRRGAAREDYTRQLLRASQGYDRAAADSFKDFA, from the coding sequence ATGATCGACGTCAAGGACCTGCGCGTCACCTTCGGCCATGGCGCCGACGCCGTGGCCGCCGTGCAGGGGGTGTCCTTCACCGTGCGGGAGGGCGAGAGCTTCGGGCTGGTCGGCGAATCGGGCTCGGGCAAGTCCACCGTGCTGCGCGCCGTCGTCGGGCTGAACCACGACTGGACCGGGTCCATCGCCGTGGCCGGCGCCGCGCAAAGCCGCCGCCGCGAGAAGGGCTTCTTCAAGTCCTGCCAGATGGTCTTCCAGGACCCCTACGGCTCGCTGCACCCGCGCCACACCATCGACCGCATCCTGGCCGAACCCATCGCCATCCATGGCTTGCGCGACGCCGACGCGCGGATCGACCGGGTGCTGCGCGACGTCGGGCTGGGACCGCAGTTCCGCTTCCGCTACCCGCACCAGCTCTCCGGCGGCCAGCGCCAGCGCGTCGCCATCGCCCGCGCGCTGGTGCTGGAGCCGCGCGTGCTGCTGCTGGACGAGCCGACCTCGGCGCTCGACGTGTCGGTGCAGGCGGAGATCCTCAACCTGCTGAAGCGGCTGCGGGCGGAGCACGCGCTGACCTACGTGCTGGTCAGCCACAATCTGGCGGTCGTCGCCACCATGTGCGACCGGCTGGCCGTGATGAACCGGGGCCGCATCGTCGAGGAGATGGACGTGGACTCCCTGCGCCGGGGGGCGGCGCGGGAGGACTACACGCGCCAGCTCCTGCGCGCCAGCCAGGGCTACGACCGCGCGGCGGCGGACAGCTTCAAGGACTTCGCGTAG